Genomic DNA from Coregonus clupeaformis isolate EN_2021a chromosome 26, ASM2061545v1, whole genome shotgun sequence:
GAAGGAATCACACATGGTTGCATCAGATACTGCGAACATGATGATATGAATTCTGAAGTTCTGACCCACATTGTCAAAATGTGATAGCACAGGGACAATCGTTTGGCTTCATAACTACCTGTCTTTGACTGTAAGATTCCTTTAGCTTCTTTAGATGTGTTGTCATCTTCACTTTGAAGTGAATTTCGCTGTTGTCCTGAAAGTAAAGATAGAATTAGGCCTTTTTTAGAGCCTAACTGGTGAACACAACTCATAGTCTTGTTTGTGCCAGGCTTCTAGGGGTGCTTTCCCAGACATTAGTTCCTAGTACACTAAtttctagtcctggactaaatagCAAGATCAATGGAGAATTCCCATTTTAAATGCTTTTTAGTCCTGGATAtggccttttctcaattggatttaCTCAACttctgcatcctctctcctcctaatcAAGGAGAGGCAGCGAGGAGATGGAAAGTGGACGGAAATACActtgtatgaaatgagactcTTCCAATCGCTCTTCCAATCACGTGTCATCAGGCAAATTACATTTACAGGGTgggatcccaaaataaatgtattaaGTGATAAAAACTAACTTAGCTAGTTGTGAAATACATTTAAAAGATAAAAGGATGAGTAGCATAtcatttttaaatgtttgcatGCTTTTCTCCTTTGAGAAAATAGCTGATTCAAAGGGTgtgtggcagatttcaaaactcGTCCTCGAAGGACTCAGGTAGCATAAACCCTTGTGCCACAGAAAGAACAATGAGctagttataaaaatctttgctTGTGCTTCCTTGCCAAAAGGAGGCTATCGAGGAAGGGAGGACCCTCTTCCATTTGCCTACTAACGAATTGACACTCTCCctgaccacttatcggtttccgaggagagagggaggacagactTTAGCCCAAATGAGAAAAGGCCTATGGCTCCCCCAGTGTCCTTTCATATTAGCACATATAGGAAAGGAGGCAAGGAAGGAACTCTCCTATCTGAGATGCATCCACACTTCTCCATATTCTCTTACCTGACCAATCACCTTCAGTTTAATGTACTCTCCATCTTTCTTCTCACCTCCATCGCCGCTTGAGGGTTTTGTTTCCTAGAATATACAGAAAGCAACAACTTTTGACTCCTGGAAGAAAAGTGTCCCATTGACATGTACATACAACATTACATCAGCATAGTCAGATAGCCTACTGCACTGTCAACACGTCATGAATCCCCTGTCCTTGCCAAACAGAATAAGTTGAATCGGTAACGTTACATAGTAGACCAAAAATGGAAAGCCATGTGACAGATAGCTAGCTACAATCTTGCAAGTAAAACCTAATGTTATACCGTTCGTGCACAGTCAGTGGCACTATTTTCGATCTAGCTACCTACAGTAGCTAACTAGATAGCTTGTGTTAAACACTACTCTTCTCGGCCCACATAGCAGCTAACGTAGCTTGCTAGCAAGCATTGCTAAAccattattctgtctcttacacCAATTCACAGACAA
This window encodes:
- the sumo1 gene encoding small ubiquitin-related modifier 1 produces the protein MSDTETKPSSGDGGEKKDGEYIKLKVIGQDNSEIHFKVKMTTHLKKLKESYSQRQGVPMNTLRFLFEGQRISDNQTPKELGMEDEDVIEVYQEQTGGLWND